Proteins found in one Verrucomicrobiota bacterium genomic segment:
- a CDS encoding AAA family ATPase: MPFINDVLENNREQLEENNIKRAGQRVSRFRFEPSEVIELLSSRIVGQQEMITAVGDMLHMTKADFNSQDRPLAVFFFLGSTGVGKTETVRILSEKILGSKDQICRIDMNTLVQEHYAAAITGAPPGYVGSKENNTLLDSEKIEGSFSRPGIVLFDEIEKASKEVIRTLLNILDTGQLNLSGGTKNINFRNAMIFMTSNLGAQALMKYRRKFESGWRSWCRMNPSKSQEKGILQEALQRKFDPEFLNRIDRTVFFERLDSRWLDQLLTLELLKLNKRLSKCRASIELTKSAKTFLLTQYDKEYGARHLIRMLRSQLEPNIAKALNSHPDKTAFLARLQGTNLEVIPTSATK; encoded by the coding sequence ATGCCTTTTATTAATGATGTGCTAGAAAACAATCGAGAGCAACTTGAAGAGAATAATATCAAAAGAGCGGGGCAGCGCGTGTCCCGCTTTCGCTTTGAGCCAAGCGAAGTGATTGAACTTCTCTCTAGTCGTATAGTGGGGCAACAAGAGATGATCACTGCTGTTGGCGACATGCTGCATATGACCAAAGCAGATTTCAACTCACAAGACCGCCCCCTTGCTGTTTTCTTCTTTTTAGGATCCACAGGCGTGGGCAAAACAGAAACTGTTAGAATACTTTCTGAAAAAATTTTGGGGAGCAAGGATCAGATCTGTCGGATTGATATGAACACATTGGTCCAAGAACACTATGCTGCCGCTATTACTGGCGCGCCTCCTGGTTATGTAGGAAGCAAGGAAAATAACACGTTGTTGGATAGCGAAAAAATAGAAGGCTCATTCAGCCGCCCTGGCATTGTACTGTTTGATGAGATTGAGAAAGCTAGCAAAGAAGTTATACGCACCCTTTTAAATATTCTAGATACGGGCCAATTAAATCTATCTGGGGGCACGAAAAATATAAATTTTCGAAACGCCATGATCTTCATGACAAGTAATCTTGGCGCGCAAGCTCTTATGAAATATCGAAGGAAATTCGAGTCCGGTTGGCGATCCTGGTGTAGAATGAACCCAAGCAAGAGCCAGGAAAAAGGGATATTACAAGAGGCACTACAGCGAAAATTTGACCCTGAGTTTCTCAATCGGATCGACCGAACTGTTTTTTTCGAACGTCTGGATTCGCGCTGGCTAGACCAACTATTGACTTTAGAACTATTAAAGCTAAACAAACGCCTTTCAAAATGCAGAGCATCCATAGAATTAACAAAGAGCGCTAAAACTTTTTTGCTTACGCAATACGATAAAGAATATGGGGCACGTCACTTAATACGAATGCTTCGGAGTCAACTTGAGCCTAACATAGCAAAGGCATTGAATAGTCATCCGGATAAAACAGCATTCCTTGCACGACTCCAAGGGACAAATTTAGAAGTGATCCCAACTTCCGCCACAAAATAG
- the rnc gene encoding ribonuclease III, whose translation MNFEELEKKLCYTFEDKDLLDQALTHPSKGYELKRKVPDNQRLEFLGDAVLQLALTVLLYQELPEKPEGELTQLRARLVNRDCLATVATGFDLGNHLQLGKGEELNKGRTKVSNLADALEAIIGAIYLDQGFDQASLWIYRHFNHLIRTQEDSESYFNPKGALQEHLQSQGKGTPVYETLEETGPDHSKSYKVAVKIGQVLLGIGEGSSKKNAEAEAAHHALLKFNSDTSTSQKKESDSIC comes from the coding sequence ATGAATTTTGAAGAGCTAGAGAAGAAACTCTGCTACACCTTCGAAGATAAGGATCTATTAGATCAGGCCTTGACTCATCCCTCAAAAGGATACGAGCTAAAGCGTAAAGTTCCTGACAATCAACGTTTAGAATTCTTAGGCGATGCAGTACTCCAACTTGCATTGACGGTACTTTTGTACCAAGAGCTTCCGGAAAAACCTGAAGGGGAGTTAACTCAGCTTCGGGCCCGCTTGGTGAACCGTGATTGCCTAGCCACAGTCGCTACAGGCTTTGATCTAGGAAACCATTTACAACTCGGTAAAGGAGAAGAACTTAATAAAGGAAGAACCAAAGTTTCTAATCTAGCTGATGCACTTGAGGCTATCATTGGAGCAATCTATCTCGACCAAGGCTTTGATCAAGCTTCTCTATGGATTTACCGCCACTTCAATCACCTCATCCGTACTCAAGAGGATAGCGAATCATATTTTAACCCTAAAGGGGCCTTGCAGGAACACTTACAAAGCCAAGGCAAGGGAACTCCTGTTTACGAGACTCTCGAGGAAACTGGCCCCGACCACAGTAAGAGCTATAAAGTTGCCGTCAAGATTGGCCAAGTTCTATTAGGAATAGGCGAAGGCTCAAGCAAAAAGAATGCTGAAGCTGAAGCAGCCCATCATGCTCTGCTAAAATTTAATAGCGACACATCCACTTCACAGAAAAAAGAAAGTGACAGCATTTGCTGA
- a CDS encoding YajQ family cyclic di-GMP-binding protein: MPSFDVVSEVDMTEVKNSVMQARKELQSRYDFKGLEWGIEEENKTVIVSSSEEFKVDAIREILFNKFSKRGISLKNIEVGKTERSSMGRGRQVLTMKQGLESLVAKQLCKEVRGTGLKVQAQQEGGKIRVSGKNRDDLQKVISYLKERDDLEVGLTYENFRD; the protein is encoded by the coding sequence ATGCCATCATTTGACGTCGTTTCTGAAGTAGACATGACTGAAGTCAAAAATTCTGTCATGCAAGCCCGCAAAGAGCTTCAAAGCCGCTATGATTTTAAAGGACTAGAATGGGGAATCGAAGAAGAAAACAAAACAGTGATTGTCTCCTCAAGTGAAGAGTTCAAGGTCGATGCTATTCGCGAGATCCTTTTCAACAAGTTTTCTAAGCGCGGCATTAGCCTCAAAAATATAGAAGTCGGCAAAACAGAGAGGTCTTCTATGGGAAGGGGTCGGCAAGTGCTTACTATGAAGCAAGGACTCGAATCACTAGTTGCTAAACAACTTTGTAAAGAGGTACGAGGAACCGGTCTTAAGGTGCAAGCGCAGCAGGAGGGCGGCAAAATAAGAGTGAGTGGGAAAAACAGAGATGATTTGCAAAAAGTAATCAGCTACCTCAAAGAAAGAGATGATCTTGAAGTGGGCCTGACCTACGAAAATTTCCGCGACTAA